The genomic window ctctttgggtcaatttcaaagcacttaagagttgagtatttcctatctccaacctctttacctttccagtgtattgatggtCTCCCCCCTCcagccatgaacttctttgtgacatataaatttacccccatttgtttcttttcccatttcttttagtattaacctcttttttagctctagttgtatgtatatatatatatatataaacacacacacatatgtatactcacatgtatatgtgtttatgcaagcatatatctatatacctatttatgttttgtccttttatcctatacagtttgtcactgttccctctaagtgtaattcttctatctaccCAGCTGATAAcaaaagtttttaagagttataaataacctcttttttatagggatatataaaattttaacttattgagtctcttaaaaaagggtttttttggtttgtttgtttgttttgttttgtttttctttttcctcctttttaaaaattaccttttgatggttctcttgagttctgtgcttaggtattatattttctgttcaggtctggtcttttctttacaaattcttggaattcttctattttgttgaatgaccatacttcctcctgtaagaatatagtcagttttgctgggtagttgattcttggttatagacctagttcccttgctttccggaatatcacattccatgcattttggtccttcagtgtggatgcagccagatcatgagttatccttactgtggttccatggtatctgaatgacttcttcttggcaccttgtaatatcttttctttggtctgattgttcttgaatttggctatgacattcctgggtgttgtcagttggggatcaAGTACAGGAGGTGCTCTGTGGAtactttcaatctccacttttccctcttgttctagaatattggggcagttttcttgaataatttcctgtagtattgtgtccaggctttttcttttgatttttgaaatccatttgtgaatgagatgcttcacattttcctcaattttttcattcttttggttttgttatctaatgtcttgctgccttgtgaggtcacttaattctagttgttgtattcttgttcttaaagactgggtttcattcctggttttttggtcatccttctctttctggtttgattttctatggaggtcatatttcatcttctttacctcatcttttatctcctttgcctcatctttcatcttctttgcctcatctttcatctcctttgcctcattttccagctggttgattttggctttcaagacactattttctcattttagttgaagtgcctctgtttccagatgacttatcttagtttttaagttcttttcccaattgtcttcagcctctcttaattgtgttttgaattgcattttgagttcttccaaagcctgtatccaaattGCTCagatttctgatttgtcatttgctgatCACTCCCTCTCTGTTCCGTTTgttgtatagaagctgtctattgtaatttgtttcttctttttctgttgtttgctcatattcaccccttctttgttccccatATTTGTCTCTGCTCTTGgttctctcattttttggttCTGGGGGCTtttgtcagtctccccttttggagctttgacagagTGCCATgatttaagaaggacattgatttGCTTGAGAGTATATAGaatagggaaaggagggaggatgaTGAAGGATAATGAGTGCATGTCATATATGGATCTGGTGAAAAAACTGGACCTAAGTCTGGGCACACATTCAAAGAGTCTTCAAGTTTTTTGAAGGGCCATCATGTGGATCTTGCACTACATGTAGTCCAACTAAGTGCTGAATGCAACACCAGTTGTAATTTGTAGTTAAGAAACCAAATTTAgtcttttaaaatgcatttgcatttatttcttaaaacattgatttctttttaagttttgagttttaatttctccctccctcctactttCATCACCACcaattgagaagacaagcaatatgcTTTgcttacatgtgaaatcatgcaaaacaaagtTCCATATTAGCCTTGTCATAAACTTCCTTCtgataaaattaaagaatttgagaaaattttacttcaatttgcacccagagttcatcagttttctctcaccaatggtggatagtattttttcatcatgagacctttgtgattttcttggatcattgtgttgatcagagagagaagcaaagtctttcacagttgattgtcaTTACATGTTTGTTATTGTgcacaatggtctcctggttattctcacttcactttgcatcagttcatattggtcttgccatgttttttttttcctttcctcaaaaCCACCTCCTGACTATTTCTTAAAACACACCAGTACTCCATCATAATCTAATGccccatttgttcagccattccccaactgatgaacatctcCTTAATGTCCAGTTCTTTGATAGTACAGAAAGAGTTCATATAACTATTTTTGCACTTATTGGTacaaatttcttttctctttgatctctttggtgtaAGACTTAATACAGGCATTGCTGGATTGAAGAGTATACTTTttgggcttttttctttttataagcactttgggcttagttccaaattgttctccagagtggttggaccagttcataattccaccacAAGTTTATTaggatatttattttcctttattctctcctgcatttttcatttctgatgaTTATaagtctcagagttgttttaatttgcactttttaaatgaatagtgatttggtgcatttattcatatgaatatagatatctttagttttttttttctttctgagaacCACTTTTTCATGTCTTTTTACCATTTAACAACTgtggaatggctcttatttttctaaattttgtcCAGTTCACtataaaattgagaaattaggactttatcagagaaacttgctgtaaaaaatTTCGATATTGTTTAATTGTCTATCATGCAttttaacaaaatgtattttCCCAGATTATCTCTTTAATGAGGTCTCTTTTTGCTcttgctttgtctgaaatcatgattgccacccctgcctttttttacttcagttgtAGGAGGAGACACTATCAAGCCCAATGTGGAGAATAGCAAGGAGTATTTCTCTAAGAACAGGTAGGCAAGCAGTGCTACTTCTTTCTTTGCTCCGGTGGCAAACCTCAAGATGGTGAAGGAGGCTTCTGCCCCTCCTGTGTAGTGGCCCTTGCCCCAAATCCCATCTTAATCTCTTCCTCCTTATGGAGGGGCATgtatgggaggggaggaaggggccTGTGTCTAATAAATTCtctggtaaaataaaaaaaaaagtcctcatgTATATGTCCTCTATGTATATGtttctgtttcaaatgtgtttcttttaaagaACAGACTGCCGAATTCTGGTTTCTAGCCTATTTTTGTTATGTTTCTATTTTAAGggtgaatttattttattcacaTTTATAATTCTGGCTATtttgaattttcctctaattGTCACCTGTGACTCTAAGAAGCTGTCGCTTGGACAGCAGCCACAGTCAAgtaaaatcatcttggcagaCAAGTTAAATAAGTTTGAGGGTAACTGAGAGGCCATAAACTCATTGATAGGTAAGGAAATCTCTACCCCAAATATGTGAAGACTTCTTCCACTAGAATGGGCAGATGCGAACAAATTGTTCCAACAGCCCTTATGAATAGCTAAAATAGGCTCTGTGGAGCCTTTAGATCTTGGTCAGACATAAAAAATGCCAAAGCCCTCCATTGAATCCCAGGCTGTTGCTGGTCATGACTTTTGTCTAGCCACTAGAGtttgatgattctggaaaagagagtgagactgatgatttTGGGTAACTCTGCTttacttaaatacaattcacaagcaaatcaagacatcacctaTAATATAATTTGTCCTGTGTGAAAAATCAAGgatgaataacaataacaagatctttttattcttcttgatGTCTTTTTATCTGCTCCTCCTAAAGATGTTTttttgaattctttccattgtCTCCCTTAATGTCCCCTCTTTTTTATCACTCTCTTCCCCACATCTCTtatcttctcttcctatttccctaGTGGATAATATAGAAATCTTTactcatttgtgtgtgtgtgtgtgtgtgtgtgtgtgtgtgtgtgtgtgtgtgtgtatgggggggatatattcttccctctttgaaccaattccagtgagagtggggtttgaacattggcTCTTAATTTTTACCTCCCACTAGAAAAGCTGTTCTGTGTCTGACTTTTATGTGGGAAAATGTCctcattctgtctttctctttccccttctacgagtgcatccctctttcttgtcccttcagtttttttttaaatcatcctaaCATTATTGACTCACATTCATGCTTTCTGTTTATATAGACTCCTTCTAATTGTCCGAATActgacaaagttctttggagttacaagtataatcttcccatatagaaaaagaaataatttaactttattgagtcctttatgattactcttttaaaaaaattcaacattttttaaattaaaatttgttacattaaatatGTGTtaattcctcctccttttctataCCCCCTCCATTAGAGAAAGCATTGttttgacaaaaaataaatgtatatataaacctttgtcttacttatttttctttatcagttctttctttggaggtcaacatacacaagtcattctttaaataaGATTTCCATTGCTCTATATAATGCtcacttggttctgctcatttcactcttcatatttTGATGTATGactttttagatttaaaaaaattgacccttttataatttcttattgtgcaataatattccatcacaattataccacaacttgtttagccattctccaattgatgggcagtcttcaatttctagttctttgccacaagaAGAGagtttcaagaaatattttagaaatatagattcttttttcatttttcctatttaccTTAGGAAGGTAAATAGGTAGGAAGGTAGAAATACTACCTAATAGTAGTATTTCTAGGTCAAAACTTGttgtgcataattccatattgctctccaaaatgtttgagTCATTTCATGATTACTCTTTCATATTTAAGGTTTTATGTTTTACTTGAGGCTTGTGTTTGAATgtaatgtcaaattttctataaAGCTCTGATCTTCTCAtgaggaatgcttgaaagttctctatttcattaaatatccttcCCCCCTCCAAAGGATTATACTAATTTTACTTGATAGGTTATTTttagttgtaatcctagctcctttgccttctagcatatcatattctaagctatCTGCTCTTTTAACATGAAAGCTACTAGTGTGATCCTGTATATAAAGCTCTATGATATTTTAACAGTTTCTTTCCAGCAGCTTGCAATAATTTCTCTTTGGCTTGGAAACTCTGGAATTTGCCTATAATATTCCTGTTTTCATTTTGGTATCTTTTCCAGGAGatgatcaatttattttttaatgtctaaTTTAACACTTTGGATATAAGATATAACTgcagttttcatttataattcttGAAATAGGATATGTAGGGTTTTTTATCATTGCTTTTAGGCAGCCCaataaatcttaatttttttcaatctatattttcaagtgtaaaaattaaaatttaggggagactgaggtaggtagaaattagtttctctttgcaaggagtgttatatttttatgaggtttattaaagattaaggattaaagaaaacacaggataagaaacacgtggctaggccagagaggcctagacaagataatctcacatcatggaagagccgcgtctgctccaaaacggaagtccaaaacaGACCAcaaaacctttgcaatcaggttaaatcacttcttgatctcggcccacctgagaattccatgagattacaaagcattttggggaagtggagcaaaatCTTGTggagattgaagtccagagttcaagtccattttttacacaagtcagttgtttttccaatgatatatttcacattttcttctatttttcacattcatttgCATTGTTATATTGATTCTTGATGTCTTTGGGAGTAATCAGCTTCCTCTTGACTGAATCtaatttttatggaattattttctcTACTGAAATTTTGTACCTACTTTTCTGATTTagcaaattttgctttttaaggagTTTTTTCTAGTAAATTTTCATGACTCTTTTTACCATtgggccaattctattttttaagtggCAATTTGATGAGCAGAGAGGATTAAGTCCCATGATTTATTTGAGCCATTTTATGTTCTTGTCCTCTGTCTATCCTCCACATCTTGCTAGGCTAGAGATGCCACATTTTTAAATCATCAGACATTTCTGCTTacacatatatcatatacatTCAATGATGCTTCTGGGGTAGAAGAACAGAGTGAATATATATCCTGTGGAGTCCCTTCAATATTTTACAACTTTCCCCACATATTTCCCATGGCTCCTTCCTCCCAAAGTAAAGCAACTTTTTGACTAATCAATTTTTTGTACTCTCCTACAGCCATGTCTACACCAAGGGATAATGCTATTGACCCACATCATGAAGACCCTGGAATAAGAGACCTGGAGAAGATGTTGCAAGAAGTGGGCCTGAATCCCCAGTACTGGGTATCTAAGCTGCAAGAAAACTTGGATGTGACCTCTGTCCAAGCCTTACAACACCTAGAACAGAGGGAAGTTCTGACACTGAAATCCCAGGCCAAACATCCATGGGAGAAACGGGCAATAGAAAGACTTCTTCAGCTGTCTAGAAACCAGGGATCTGAGGAGATGCAAGAGAAGTCCTGGGTGGCAGTGCAGGAGAGACAAAAGAGGGCTCAGTCAGCCTTGATAGAACTGAAGGAGATGCAGGTGGAAGGTAAAAGTCGCCAGGAAGAGATTGTGAGGATGAAAGAAGAAGAGCTGAGGCAGGTCATGGAGATCCCACCAGAGTACTGGCCACTTACTAAGAAACCCCTAACAGAGGTTATAGAAAATATGAAGGAACACCTCAGTGTCATGGAAGGCACTCTCTCCAATAGGGAGAATCTTCCTGACAGGGAGCTCCTGAAACGAGTTTCAGGTGGCCTAGCCCTGCAGGGAATTTACCAAACTGGACAGCCTGCGGATCttttggagagaagagaagaactgCTCAGCCTCCCAGAGAACATCTTTCTGCTCAGCCCAGAACAGGGGACACGGATGGAAACCAAAGAATTTTCGTCTTCTCATGAGGAGTCTATGTTTACCCAAAGCATGGAGAGATTAGGCTTTACTGTTAGCTTCTTGGCTAAGGGTGGAGGATGGGGATGGAGCCTGGAGTCCAGCACCAATAATaccaaatcttctgactccagagaaCTGCATAAGGAACATTCTGAGAACACTTACAGCTGCACCACCAGGTTCAGCTACATCCCTCTGGCTTGCTGCCACTTTTCACAAGATCAGCTCTGTCTTAGCAGGTCAGCTGTGCAAAAGTTAAAACAGTTAGAGAAACTTCTGATCCACTCCAATGGTTCAGAAACTCAAGGACTGAGGCATAGGTGTGAGGCATTTTTCCAAAGATTTGGCTCTCATGTGAACCAGGGTCCATTACATTTGGGAGGAATATTCTGGTGGAAAGCTATAACAGAAGGCTTCAGGTCAGAGGAGCTTCATGATGTAAAGCAACAAGCCTCCAAGGCACTCGATATATATATTGGAGGCAGCTACTCTGGTTTTGGGGTGACAGTTGGAGCCGGAATAAATATATCAGACTCTCAATCTCAAATGGCTTCTTACAATACAAATTCCACTAATTTGCAAGGAAGATTCCAATTGTCTGTTTTCCAAACAGGAGGCCCCCCAGAGGTGGATTCTCTCCCACAATGGAAAGCTGGTCTTGTGGCCAGCAATTGTACCTGGTGTGTCATTGACCGAGGTTATCAGTTAGTGCCTGTCTGGGACATAATTCTGTCTAATCATAGACAGGATTTTCAGGATCCCCTTCAACTAACTCACTGCCTCACAGACACTTACACAGCATTGACTGGCAAACATGCAAGAACCCAGGTTGGAGAGGAATTTCTGAGTGCAATCGATGATGCCATGTCTTTTTTAGAAGAAGTAAAATCTTGGGAAACTACTGAGCCTCAGGAGAAGTTGATGAAACTGATGGATTTCATGCAAAATCTGAGTGAGAAGACCAGGAACTATGACCCTTGGATTAACATCTGTCTCAAAAACCCATCTCTGCAGCAGTTCTTGGTAGACATTTATAACTTTTACAAAGATTTCCCAATTCATGAAGTCAAATTCATTCAATCTCAGCTGCGTAGCCTTCTGTATCCTCATGTCTATCAAGTGAAAGACTTCTCACAGAGTCACTCAATCATGCAATGGATTTTCCATTCAGCAAAGCAGCAACAACATATACAGGTTACAGAATTTGATGATTTCATTCAActcttagaaaaggaaaagaataaccTTCTTGATGTAAATCCTAACTTAGAGTTCTTGGGACAGATGGAAGAAGCTCGAAGAAAGGCCACTTATAAGATCAGTTCATTTCTCAGCTCCTTTCTGAAGACCTTGAAACAGTCAGGAGAGTCAGGCACATACCTCCTGTTACTTTCCATTGCAGTTGGTGCAGGGTACAAGGAGAAAAATCAAACCTTTCATTATCTCCTAGGATGTGAAGAATTAAATTTCCTGTTATGTGAAATGAAAGAAGCCCATGAAAAATACCTGAACCTTAATAAGAATTGTGGCTCTATGGCTCAGGCATTCCTTCTGTTCACAGGACTCACAGTTACCCCTGGTCCTATTTCTGTGTCttcagaagaaaagaagcaaCGTTTGGAGCTCATGCAATCTCTCACGGGACTGTCATGGTCCAAAGAAGTGCTTCATGTACTCTCAAAACCCAGGGCAGGTCATGATTGGGAAACTCTGGAGAAAGATTTGAATTTGCTCATCAGTGGAGAATATGAAGCTATATTGAACGGTGTACAGATGGACCAGgtgaaaaaagaactggaaagtatctctcagagaaagaaaaagttatgTGAACCAGAACCAGTTACCATCAAACAGCATGAAGTGATAAATTCCACCTTTTTAGAGCTAGCCAAGAGGCTTGATCTGGAGCCTTACTATCCAAGGAAGATGAGTCAGGCAGATTTCCATCTGATTTGCAAGACTTCTGTGCATGACACTCAGCCAGACAAAGAGAATCAGTTACCATTTTATTTCCTACAGAAGCTATTGGTCCTGGATTACAGACTTAGATACTTGGTCTGCAAAATAGAGGGAGACACAATGACTGGTCAGACTGTGACTCTCAAAAACCTTGATGATGACACTTCAGATCcttatgatgatttttttaatgatagtGCCACGTCCTCTGACCTCTTGACCACAAGCCAGCCCCACATTCACCCAATGGACATCCAGATGATGATTTTTCATTGTGCAGATGACTTCATGAGGCAATACATTTCAAACAAACTTTCCATCTGCCAATTTGCCCTCCCTCTTGTGGTGCCCAATCCCTTTAATTCTGTAATAGAATTCCCCCTTTGGTCTTTCAGCCAAATCAAGAGAAactggagacagacagagaaatcaGAAGAAGACAAAGTCATTAATTTTCATAACCAATCTATCTTCCAAGTACCTATCCCCATCGTGTCTTTCATAAGAGTTGTGAATTCTGCTACTTCTTCCAAATCTCAGATCTTGAACTCTCTGCTGAGTAAGCACAAACATGATACTTTTTTCCACCGTCACTGCCGAGGAAGCAGCAAGTTCTGCCTCTTGATGGGAGGTGTGGTAGAAATCTCCTGGTTTTTCCCAGGGGGAAGAggtgaggacagatttgaaagcTGTGTTGCTTTCACCAATCTCCATGGAGATGCCAAAGACTATGAGACACAGCTTAGGTTTCTGCAGGAAATTGCTTCAGTCACAGTGGTCCTTGTGTCTGCTTCTGATAAAAGTGAGAGGACCACAAAAATGGTCCGGGATCTGTGGAAGTCATCCAAACCTTTGGTTTATTTGTTTGATGACAAAGATAAGACTACAAGCAATGATTCTGGCCTGAAAGTGAGAATTGGGATCATGAATAGAAATGAGGCAGAATTAATAGATCAACTCACAAGGGTCATCAATCGCCTGCTGAAGTCTTCAGGTCCCTTTCTCAGTCTGGAAGACTGTGCAGATGTGGCTCGCCGGTATGGCTTTCTTGTAGACCTGGATAGAGAGGAGTGTCAGGAGGCCAAGGGAAGGGCAGAAACTTTGATGGCCCTCATGAAAGAGATGAAATTGTctgaaatgaaggagaaattatTACCTCTTCAAGGAGAACTTTGGCACCAGTGGTGTAAGAAGGATAAGGAGCTTTGTCACCTGCGAGAGAAAGGGAACCGTAGCCTTGAACAGCACAAGAGTGAGATTGAGACAGAAAAGCAAATAATAAGACAAACACAGCTAAAGAGGGCATTTCCTCTCAATGACTTAATGCGAGCGGTGTTGGAAGTGCTCCAATCTCACTCTGAGAGAGACAACAAAACTCAGTTGTACTTTCTGCAGTGGCTGGGTATATTTATGGACATCTTGACCAAAAGTAAACCAGAAATGCTGAGGCACAAGCCTTTGTGGTCACAGCCACTGGCAGAAAACCAAAAAGGATCCAAGGATGTCTCCTTAAAATGCCACAAAATGGAACTTGAAACTGTGTCCTTATTTGGCATCGAACACATCCTCAGAGAAGTTGGCCAGATCTATGAAGCTTTGGAAGAAGTTTCATCCCAAAGGCATACTgtgttcttctctcttcctcagatTGCTGCCGACCTGATGGTCTCTGGATATCCCCTTGAGCTGATGGATGGGGATGCTTCCTATGTACCCCTGAAGTGGGTGTCAGCGGTTTTTGACAGATTAATTGAGAAAATTGGAGACAAAAAGCTTTTTGTTCTCTCTGTTCTTGGTCTCCAAAGCACAGGGAAGTCCACTTTGCTGAATGCAATGTTTGGCCTTCAGTTCAATGTCAATGCAGGGCGATGCACACAAGGAGCCTACATGCAGTTGGTGAAGGTGGATGAAACCCTGCAGGAAGAGATGGGCTTTGACTTTGTCCTTGTGGTTGACACAGAAGGACTCAGGGCCCCAGAACTTATGAACAAGTCACAGAATAGGGATAATGAGCTGGCAACCTTCGTCATTGGACTTGGAAATCTGACTTTGATCAATATTTTTGGAGAGAATCCTTCAGAAATGCAAGATGTTTTGCAAATTGCTGTGCAGGCCTTTCTGAGAATGAAACAAGTAAACATTTCTCCAAGCTGTCTCTTTGTCCATCAAAATGTGGGGGAAATACTTGCCAAAGATCAGAAcatggaagggagaagaagacTGCAGGAGAGACTGGATGAAATGGCAGTCACTGCTGCAGAACACGAACAATGCACAGATATTACTTGCTTCAGTGATGTCATTCGGTTTGATGTAAACACCCAGGTCCACTATTTTGCTCATCTATGGGAAGGGGATCCTCCAATGGCTGCTCCCAACCCCACTTATAGTCATAACATCCAAGATCTTAAAAAAGGAGTTCTCTTGGCTGCCAAAGAAGAATCCAAGGGCAGCATCCTGAAGATATCTGAGGTAAAAGTTCGGATCCAGGATTTGTGGAAAGCTTTGGTGAATGAAAACTTCATCTTTAGCTTTAAGAATACCAGGGAAATCATGGCCATAAGCAAACTTGAGACAATGTATAACAACTGGTCTTGGCAGCTAAGAAGTCATTTATTAGCGTTGGAAAACCAGTTGATCAATCAGATTCAAAATGGAGAGATCCAGGATCTCACAAGAAGTTCTATTGAGGCAAATGTTgcagaaaaatatgaagcaatcAGGCAAGAACTTCAAAGATATTTTGATGAAGACCAAGACAATGAAATCCTGATTCAGTGGAAGGGAAATTTTGAGAATAAATTTAGAAATCTTAAGGAGGCACTTGTTTCAGAAATTACCAGAAAGTCCATTGATTTTACTTGTTTGAGGAAAAGTCAAGATAAATTGGATAAAATGAAATCAGAGTATGAAAAACAGCTGTTGTTGAGAAGTAGAGATATGGCTTTATTAGTAATGGGTAAAGAGTTAGATGAGGATGAATTGAGAGAAAAATTCAATCAACTTTGGACAATGTGGGTCTGTGAAGTTTCCTCAAGTACCTCTGAAAATCTCAATATTGATGTGGATTTGGAGAATGTCTTTCTAGACCATTTTAAACAGGAACACAATGTCAGAGACAGACTTCAAGCtttttccagaagaaaaatattttccattgatTATGAAAAACAtgtcaaaatgaagaaaaaatatcattCCTGTCACACACCTTCCATAGCAGAAAGTGATAAGGTGATCATAGAGCAAACTACCCAAGACATCATGTCCCTGGTCAACAAAACTATTAAATGTAATTCAAAAATGGGAAGGGATTATAACAAAAGTTATTTCCATGAAATACTGCAattgatagaaaaagaaactgattcTGCATCCA from Monodelphis domestica isolate mMonDom1 chromosome 4, mMonDom1.pri, whole genome shotgun sequence includes these protein-coding regions:
- the LOC100031017 gene encoding interferon-induced very large GTPase 1-like, giving the protein MWRIARSISLRTAMSTPRDNAIDPHHEDPGIRDLEKMLQEVGLNPQYWVSKLQENLDVTSVQALQHLEQREVLTLKSQAKHPWEKRAIERLLQLSRNQGSEEMQEKSWVAVQERQKRAQSALIELKEMQVEGKSRQEEIVRMKEEELRQVMEIPPEYWPLTKKPLTEVIENMKEHLSVMEGTLSNRENLPDRELLKRVSGGLALQGIYQTGQPADLLERREELLSLPENIFLLSPEQGTRMETKEFSSSHEESMFTQSMERLGFTVSFLAKGGGWGWSLESSTNNTKSSDSRELHKEHSENTYSCTTRFSYIPLACCHFSQDQLCLSRSAVQKLKQLEKLLIHSNGSETQGLRHRCEAFFQRFGSHVNQGPLHLGGIFWWKAITEGFRSEELHDVKQQASKALDIYIGGSYSGFGVTVGAGINISDSQSQMASYNTNSTNLQGRFQLSVFQTGGPPEVDSLPQWKAGLVASNCTWCVIDRGYQLVPVWDIILSNHRQDFQDPLQLTHCLTDTYTALTGKHARTQVGEEFLSAIDDAMSFLEEVKSWETTEPQEKLMKLMDFMQNLSEKTRNYDPWINICLKNPSLQQFLVDIYNFYKDFPIHEVKFIQSQLRSLLYPHVYQVKDFSQSHSIMQWIFHSAKQQQHIQVTEFDDFIQLLEKEKNNLLDVNPNLEFLGQMEEARRKATYKISSFLSSFLKTLKQSGESGTYLLLLSIAVGAGYKEKNQTFHYLLGCEELNFLLCEMKEAHEKYLNLNKNCGSMAQAFLLFTGLTVTPGPISVSSEEKKQRLELMQSLTGLSWSKEVLHVLSKPRAGHDWETLEKDLNLLISGEYEAILNGVQMDQVKKELESISQRKKKLCEPEPVTIKQHEVINSTFLELAKRLDLEPYYPRKMSQADFHLICKTSVHDTQPDKENQLPFYFLQKLLVLDYRLRYLVCKIEGDTMTGQTVTLKNLDDDTSDPYDDFFNDSATSSDLLTTSQPHIHPMDIQMMIFHCADDFMRQYISNKLSICQFALPLVVPNPFNSVIEFPLWSFSQIKRNWRQTEKSEEDKVINFHNQSIFQVPIPIVSFIRVVNSATSSKSQILNSLLSKHKHDTFFHRHCRGSSKFCLLMGGVVEISWFFPGGRGEDRFESCVAFTNLHGDAKDYETQLRFLQEIASVTVVLVSASDKSERTTKMVRDLWKSSKPLVYLFDDKDKTTSNDSGLKVRIGIMNRNEAELIDQLTRVINRLLKSSGPFLSLEDCADVARRYGFLVDLDREECQEAKGRAETLMALMKEMKLSEMKEKLLPLQGELWHQWCKKDKELCHLREKGNRSLEQHKSEIETEKQIIRQTQLKRAFPLNDLMRAVLEVLQSHSERDNKTQLYFLQWLGIFMDILTKSKPEMLRHKPLWSQPLAENQKGSKDVSLKCHKMELETVSLFGIEHILREVGQIYEALEEVSSQRHTVFFSLPQIAADLMVSGYPLELMDGDASYVPLKWVSAVFDRLIEKIGDKKLFVLSVLGLQSTGKSTLLNAMFGLQFNVNAGRCTQGAYMQLVKVDETLQEEMGFDFVLVVDTEGLRAPELMNKSQNRDNELATFVIGLGNLTLINIFGENPSEMQDVLQIAVQAFLRMKQVNISPSCLFVHQNVGEILAKDQNMEGRRRLQERLDEMAVTAAEHEQCTDITCFSDVIRFDVNTQVHYFAHLWEGDPPMAAPNPTYSHNIQDLKKGVLLAAKEESKGSILKISEVKVRIQDLWKALVNENFIFSFKNTREIMAISKLETMYNNWSWQLRSHLLALENQLINQIQNGEIQDLTRSSIEANVAEKYEAIRQELQRYFDEDQDNEILIQWKGNFENKFRNLKEALVSEITRKSIDFTCLRKSQDKLDKMKSEYEKQLLLRSRDMALLVMGKELDEDELREKFNQLWTMWVCEVSSSTSENLNIDVDLENVFLDHFKQEHNVRDRLQAFSRRKIFSIDYEKHVKMKKKYHSCHTPSIAESDKVIIEQTTQDIMSLVNKTIKCNSKMGRDYNKSYFHEILQLIEKETDSASNKSRYTYTSEYKMDLSLYLCQRAATTFWDMHKAFKRAHDPVTYLESKREDFFMSFKISCQGATSITTFADFLGNKLTASLPIAIWKKAALDLAGEIRANCPAFNGNRSNLEKHILISLAKEENFVHYWQYIHQPEWFFKDYIKKEIEAYCGNRGTDKLNDVLSYNLNYFKNIIFSAIQESTLAAKDQNNSACVWLDTLCNKLGCYLTFPRGDLRSIEHQKITDIDFLREAMNERLDSAIQKVGEACEVVFIERVVPEIQVILSEQLSGCWKQCPFCKAICTNTVKDHSEDHSVPFHRSHAVSGFHFRYSHEFSLDFCTSYVASDDSFYRSYYELDKTFPFKTYRQAGGKYATWSITPDTSAQPYWKWFVCRFRSQLEEHYKFRFKGRGQIPYTWTRITKQDVLNDLNK